A single window of Candidatus Dependentiae bacterium DNA harbors:
- the murC gene encoding UDP-N-acetylmuramate--L-alanine ligase (Catalyzes the formation of UDP-N-acetylmuramoyl-L-alanine from UDP-N-acetylmuramate and L-alanine in peptidoglycan synthesis), protein YGHHPTEINSTLLVAQKKAKNDLHVIFQPHRYTRTQKLWSDFVQIFIDNKNIKTLYVTDIYPASETPIDGITSKKLAQDIQNMCPNLKVIYYPTYNEITQDVKNILQPNDLLLTIGAGKVNEIAEELAALKS, encoded by the coding sequence TATGGTCACCATCCGACAGAAATTAACAGTACGCTTCTTGTAGCCCAAAAAAAAGCCAAAAATGATCTACATGTTATATTCCAACCACACAGATATACAAGAACGCAAAAACTTTGGAGTGATTTTGTTCAAATTTTTATTGATAATAAAAATATTAAAACACTATATGTCACGGATATTTACCCTGCAAGTGAAACACCTATAGATGGAATAACCAGTAAAAAACTTGCTCAAGATATTCAAAATATGTGCCCCAATTTAAAAGTAATTTACTACCCAACATATAATGAAATAACTCAAGATGTAAAAAATATATTACAACCAAATGATTTATTACTTACAATAGGTGCCGGAAAAGTTAACGAAATAGCTGAAGAATTAGCTGCATTAAAATCTTAA